GCTTGTGACGTTGCGAAATACTTGGAACAGGATTCTTCGTGCCGCGATGCACCCGTATGGATGCGGCCGCGGTACGCTGCCAGATGGTCGCGGCTTGGTCATTGTAACGAAGTTTTCCGAAGCTTATTTCGACTTTGAAAACGCTCTTTGTGGGTTACTTACGCAATATGGCTTCCATTCAGCGCAATCCCACACGAGCTGTTCGTATCGGTACCATCACGATCGGAGGCGGACATCCGCTGGCCGTACAAAGCATGACGGCCACTTCGACGCAAGATATCTCGGCGACCGTCGGCCAGGTGCGCGAATTAGAACGAGCCGGAGCCGACATCGTGCGGATCGCGGTCGATAGTCGCAAAGACGCCGAGGCACTAGCGGAAATCCGCCGACAGACCCAAGCGAACCTGGCGGTCGATCTTCAAGAAAACTATCGACTGGCAAGCGTGGTGGCCCCGCACGTCGATAAGGTGCGGTATAACCCCGGCCATCTATACCATCACGAGCGCGAAAAGCCCTGGCAGGAGAAGGTGGAATTCATCGCCGGCGTGGCGGCGGAAAACGACTGTGCGATCCGGATCGGCGTGAACTGCGGTAGCGTCGATCCGGCCAAAAGAGAGAAGTATGATCCGACCGACTCGATGACGCCGATGCTCGAAAGCGCCTGGGAGCACTGCGCATTGCTTGACGGGCTGGGTTTTACGCGCTATTGCGTGTCGCTCAAGGATTCCGACCCGGCGAAAGTCATCGAAGTCAACCGCCGGTTTGCCGATCGGCGACCCGATGTGCCGCTGCATTTGGGCGTGACCGAAGCAGGGATGCCCCCCGATGGAATCATCAAGACGCGAATCGCCTTTGAACAGCTCATCAGCCGCGGTATCGGTGACACGGTACGTGTTTCGCTGACCGTGCCGAACTCGCGGAAAGGAGAAGAAATTGCCGCGGGCCGACAGATTTTGGTGGATGTCGCGGCGGGGCGTGTGCGGAGTGTGGTCGATTATGGGTTGAAGACGCTGAATATTATCAGTTGCCCGAGCTGTTCGCGCGTTGAGAACGAAGCATTCGTCGAGCTTGCGCAACAAGTGAAGGAAATGACGCGTTATGCAGAAGGCCATCGTATCACGATTGCCGTCATGGGCTGCCGCGTGAATGGTCCCGGCGAAACGGACGATGCCGATTTGGGTCTTTGGTGCGGACCGAACTTTGTCAACTTGAAGCGGCGCAGCGAAGAACTCGGAGCCTTCCCCTACGACGAGATCTTGCCGAAATTAAAGTCGGAATTGGATTCGCTCATCGCCGTGCGGTCCCAAGCTGGGTAACGCAGTGGCCGCCACAATGCAGACACCATCTGCCGATTGAAAACCTGATCAGCAACATCGCGGTCGCGGCTTTGATGTTCAGGACGGCAAGCACTAAAACTGAGTCGCGGCCATCGGGGCGCACTGGTCGCCGCATCCGATCGGGCGCAGTTCGAGATGGACAGTTTCACTTCTCGCCGCTGGACGGAAATCAGAACTCAAACGTCGCATAGAGCAGCAAATTCAGCCCGATGCGTTCCGCATCTTCGCGCGTGTAGCCTTCGCATTCCAGCGAGTCGTGTTTTTCCAGCGCGCAGCTCAAGTCGTAGGGAGAAAATAAGACGGCATAGCGGTCGCCGATCTTTAGCCCTTCAATTTCAGGCGAACCCGTGCGCTGCCGCGCTTGCAGGGGGCCGTCGCCCGCGCGGCGCTGCGGCTCGCGCCGAGTGACTTTCGATAGATCGAAGCCGCCGAACTTGTCGGTGAACATTGGGTGACTGGCCGGTATGGTTTCCAGCTTGATCCCCTCGTCGGCAAACAACGCATTGATTTCGCGGCGGAACGCCGCGGCAAAATCTTTATTTGCGCAAATTGCATCGGCAATCAACGTGCCACGTTCCAAGTACTTCTTCAACTGCTTTCGCTCGGTGTCGCTGAGCTTAAAGCCGTGCCGACCGTGCATAAACACCACATCGTAGCGAAATAGCGCTGGATCGGAAATCGACACGAGCCGCTGCTCGGTGCTGAAACGAGCTTGCAACTCGCGCGATGCCGCCCGCAGCAGTGCGGGAAGAGCGCCAGGAGCAGCATTGCATCCACCGGCGTGGCGCAACTTGGCAATGGATCGCTTGCCGCGATCGGTAGTGTCCTCATCGGTTTTTTTGGCATCCGGTAATTCGAAGTTTTCGTCTTTGCTCTTGAGTTCTCGATTCGTCGCATAAGCCAAGACGTTGATGCCCATCGATAACGCCGCTTGCATTTGGTTTTTCAGGGCATTGTCCAGCTTGTGATCTCGCCCGGCGGAGACTTCCCAATAGCACGACAGGCTGTGCGGCAAATCTCCTTGCTCGGTGGGCGCGGAATAAACGACGCACGTGCGGCAGCCATAGTCGATGCTCCACAGATTCGGACGCAGGGAGGGTCGCACCGGTTCTTCGGCGTACCACAGCGGATGCTCTGGCGGCACGGGTTTGAGCTTGTACTCGGGTTCTTCAAACACTTTTTCCATCAGCGCACGAAAGCCTTGGTCGAATCCTGCGCTATTCGGGCAACATGCGTCGGCGAAGACAAATCCGCCGCGGTCAATGTATTCGCGGAACTTGGCGGCATGATTCAACAAATTCGGCGTCTGCTCGCCGCAAATGTACAAGACCGGCGCTTGTAGCAAATCGTCGACCGAGGCGTCGCTGACATCGACTACCTGCCAAGACAGGCCGAGCGGAAATTCCTTTTTCCAACGGTTCTCAACGTAGGTGGTGAGGTTGGCGATGTCGCTGCGATGATGGTTCCAATCGTTACCGGGACCGAATTTTGCTTTTGAGACGAGGATCGGCCGGCGTCCCTTGGCCAGAAATAGCAGCGCGAAGCTGGTGCCGATCGATTCCATCGCTTCCGCGCGGTTGTCTCCCTTCCAATATCCCGACAAAGCGTCTTGGCGTGATACCAGCATCTCGGCCCCCATCCGATACCAGTCGTACTTGCGAAAATCGCCGCGCGAATAGAAAAAGCGATGCGAAGTCATCCGCCCCACGCGTTCCAGGCAATACATGTAATACATGTGCCAACCCTCCGGACAGCCGGGGTTGGACTGCACCGAAAAATTATTGCCCAGCCACACCAGGCCGTTCTCGATGGCCCGAGCAGCATCCTCTGTTTGTGAATTGCCGCAGCACTTCAATATGCTGCCGTCGGCCGAGATTTCCGCATCGCCAGCGTTCAATCGTCCTGAGCACATCACGAGCGAGGCAATGCCGGCGCATGTCATGCTGCCGCGGGCAGGCGCTTCGACGCGCATCAACGAGTAGCCCCAAGAACCATCGTGATTTTGAATTTTCAGCCAATACCGCTCGGCAAGCTGCCAGGTGCGGCTGGCCACCGGCACACCGGCGCGCTCGGCTTCGTACAGCGCGAGAACGGCGTATTGTGAATTGGATGGATCGCTGCCGTCCATTTGCGGCCCATAATACCAGCCGCCGTCCTTTTTTTGCGAGGTTTCCAGCCAAGCGGCGTTGCGGCGAATTTTGATGTGGTCGCGTGCCGGCTCGGCCATGCATAGAACCATCGTTTGCAGCGCGACCACGTACGTCTTGTCTGACTCCAATTTCCGCACTTGCTCGAGAGCGCGGCGAAGCTGTTCGTCGTCCAGCGAAACCCCGGCGGTGAGCAGGGCCAGTGAGTTTAGGCACGTCGTCCCACCGGAGTAGCCGATAAAGTCATTCCAAGTGCCGTTTTGGTTTTGGGTGCGTTTTAGATACTCGACCCCCGATTCAATCGACTTTCGCACTTGTTCGGCCGTGATGTCGGCCGCCGTCGCGTTGGACGGAGTGATAAGCCGCAAAGCCACCACAACCGTTAGTACCGACCGCCAGAGTGACGCCGGGCATCGCTGCATAAATCACATCCTGTTCGCTAGAGCCAAGGCGTTGACACAACTATTGTAGAATCTGGGAGTTACGTCAGCAATCGGTCCCCGCCGTTCGTTGCTTGAATGGAGTGGCGGCTATACGATGGAAGAGAGCCCCGTTGTCCGCAAGTCCGCTGTTGGACTTCAACACCGATGAGTCTGACAACTGGCCACCGACCACTTACCACCTGATGCATCGAGTTTTCCGCAAATGCCTCCAGAAATCGCAACGGCCGCAGCTCCAACGACGAAATCTCGCAGTCTCGGCGACATCCTGCACGAATTCAGCCAGCATCGTCGCGTCATGCAGGATGAGTTGCAAAAAGTGATCGTCGGCCAGAACGATGTCATTGAGCAAATGTTTGCCGCCATTTTCACTCGCGGGCATTGCTTGCTCGAGGGGGTGCCGGGACTGGCCAAAACGCTCATGGTGAGCACGGTTGCTCGCATTCTAGATGTGCAGTTCAAGCGGATTCAATTCACACCGGACTTGATGCCCAGCGACATCACCGGCACGAATGTCTTGGAGGAAGACGACAGCGGGCGGCGGAATTTTCGTTTCGTCGAGGGGCCGATCTTCACCAATATCCTGCTGGCGGACGAAGTGAACCGTACTCCACCGAAAACGCAGGCGGCATTGCTGCAAGCGATGCAGGAACGCGAAGTTTCGATCGGTCAGGCGACTCACAATTTGCCGGAGCCCTTTTTTGTGATCGCCACGCAAAATCCGATCGAGCAGGAAGGCACATACCCGCTGCCCGAGGCGCAGCTCGACCGTTTTATGTTCAACATTAAGGTCGATTACCCCTCCGCCAGCGAAGAAGAACAAATCCTCAGCGCGACCACGCGGAATGAAAAGCCTGAAGTACGCAAGGTGCTGTCGGGCAAGTCGATCGTCAATCTACAAAAACTCGTCGGCAGTGTTGCCGTAAGTGAGTATATCGTCAAATACGTCGCACGTCTGGTGCGAGCAACGCGTCCGAAAGACGAAACAGCGCCGCAATTTGTGACCGACCTTGTTGATTGGGGCGCCGGCCCCCGCGCAGGACAGTTTCTCATTCAGGGAGGCAAGGCGCTGGCGGCGATGGAAGGCCGGTTCAGCGTGGCGATCAGCGACGTGCAAAAAATTGCCATCCCGGTGCTGCGCCATCGGATCAGCACCAATTTCCAGGCCCAAGCCGAAGGGATGACGAGCGAAACGGTCATCCAGAGATTGCTAAAAGAGATTCCCGAGCCAGAAATTCCGAAGTTTGAGAAGCGGTAAGCACAGCCGAGGAGTGAAACAGATATGTCCGACGCCGTGATGTTTGAAGAAACTCGGAGGGTTCCATGTATCCATTCATTGGCGGAATTTCGTCAGGGGTTGAGAACGGGCGATTTTCTGGAAAAGGGCTGAATCGATTTGATCGATGACTAGGTTGAGGTCGATATGTCGCCGGAGGATTTGGTTTCGCACGGATCGGTGAAGACGGAAGTGTCGTCCGTAATCAATGCTCGCGTGAAAAAGTTTGAAAGCGGAGTCGTGTTTATCGATAGCAGTAGGGATACATGTCCCGACGCCGATTTAACGGTGGAACCGGATGTTGCCTACTTGTCGCATTCGACTGTCGAATCCGGATTGCTCGAATTTGTTCCGAGGACTTCGGAAAAGCCCGATCGCTATATTGAAATGGACGGCCCACCGGATTGGATTGCAGAGAGTATCGGAGGCTCTTCGGTCGGCAAGGATACCAAACGGCTTCCCCAGAAGTATTTTTTAGCGGGCGTTCGTGAGCTTTGGCTAATCGATGCGCGTAAGCAGCCGCTGACTTTCGCCATGGATTCACGCGACAAGCGAGGATACCTCCCGGCGGCTCCCGACACAAAGGGCTTCTTCCATTCGAAAGTTTTGGACCCACAATATCACTTGGAACGCCGCCGCGACCGAAAAGGCTGGCCGCTCTATGAATTGCACGAGCGGACGTAGTCGCAGCGGTCGCCTGCTATGGCCACCGTCGAAAAATATCTCAAGCCCGAAGTCATCCGCCAAATTTCGCGGCTCGATTTGCGCGCGCAGTTTATCGTGAAGGGCTTTCTGCAAGGGCTGCACGCCAGCCCATTTCACGGGTTTTCGGTCGAATTTAGCGAGCATCGCAAGTACACGCACGGCGATGATCCCGATGATATCGATTGGCTCGTGTACGCCAAGACCGACAAGTATTACGTCAAGAAGTTTGAAGCCGAAACGAACATCACCGGCTATTTGGTAATGGACCTCAGCCAATCGATGGCCTACACCTATCGGCAGGAGCTGACGAAGTTCGAATACGGCATCTGCCTGGCCGCGGCGCTCTGCTGGCTGATGGTGCATCAGCAAGACCCCGTCGGGCTGATCACGTTCGACGAACAAATCCGCAAAAGCTTGCCGGCGAAAAGCAAACGTTCGCAAATTGCTCAGGTGCTTTCTCTGCTGGCCAAATTGAAACCCGCGGGCAAGACCGATATCGCCCACAGCTTGGTTCAAGTTGCAGCGATGCTTCGCCACCGCAGTCTTGTGATGCTGTTCAGCGACTTGCTGACCGAGCCGGAAGGAGTGCTGCAATCGCTCCGGCGGCTGCGGCACCGCGG
This portion of the Pirellulales bacterium genome encodes:
- a CDS encoding DUF4159 domain-containing protein — encoded protein: MQRCPASLWRSVLTVVVALRLITPSNATAADITAEQVRKSIESGVEYLKRTQNQNGTWNDFIGYSGGTTCLNSLALLTAGVSLDDEQLRRALEQVRKLESDKTYVVALQTMVLCMAEPARDHIKIRRNAAWLETSQKKDGGWYYGPQMDGSDPSNSQYAVLALYEAERAGVPVASRTWQLAERYWLKIQNHDGSWGYSLMRVEAPARGSMTCAGIASLVMCSGRLNAGDAEISADGSILKCCGNSQTEDAARAIENGLVWLGNNFSVQSNPGCPEGWHMYYMYCLERVGRMTSHRFFYSRGDFRKYDWYRMGAEMLVSRQDALSGYWKGDNRAEAMESIGTSFALLFLAKGRRPILVSKAKFGPGNDWNHHRSDIANLTTYVENRWKKEFPLGLSWQVVDVSDASVDDLLQAPVLYICGEQTPNLLNHAAKFREYIDRGGFVFADACCPNSAGFDQGFRALMEKVFEEPEYKLKPVPPEHPLWYAEEPVRPSLRPNLWSIDYGCRTCVVYSAPTEQGDLPHSLSCYWEVSAGRDHKLDNALKNQMQAALSMGINVLAYATNRELKSKDENFELPDAKKTDEDTTDRGKRSIAKLRHAGGCNAAPGALPALLRAASRELQARFSTEQRLVSISDPALFRYDVVFMHGRHGFKLSDTERKQLKKYLERGTLIADAICANKDFAAAFRREINALFADEGIKLETIPASHPMFTDKFGGFDLSKVTRREPQRRAGDGPLQARQRTGSPEIEGLKIGDRYAVLFSPYDLSCALEKHDSLECEGYTREDAERIGLNLLLYATFEF
- the ispG gene encoding (E)-4-hydroxy-3-methylbut-2-enyl-diphosphate synthase, with translation MASIQRNPTRAVRIGTITIGGGHPLAVQSMTATSTQDISATVGQVRELERAGADIVRIAVDSRKDAEALAEIRRQTQANLAVDLQENYRLASVVAPHVDKVRYNPGHLYHHEREKPWQEKVEFIAGVAAENDCAIRIGVNCGSVDPAKREKYDPTDSMTPMLESAWEHCALLDGLGFTRYCVSLKDSDPAKVIEVNRRFADRRPDVPLHLGVTEAGMPPDGIIKTRIAFEQLISRGIGDTVRVSLTVPNSRKGEEIAAGRQILVDVAAGRVRSVVDYGLKTLNIISCPSCSRVENEAFVELAQQVKEMTRYAEGHRITIAVMGCRVNGPGETDDADLGLWCGPNFVNLKRRSEELGAFPYDEILPKLKSELDSLIAVRSQAG
- a CDS encoding MoxR family ATPase, translated to MPPEIATAAAPTTKSRSLGDILHEFSQHRRVMQDELQKVIVGQNDVIEQMFAAIFTRGHCLLEGVPGLAKTLMVSTVARILDVQFKRIQFTPDLMPSDITGTNVLEEDDSGRRNFRFVEGPIFTNILLADEVNRTPPKTQAALLQAMQEREVSIGQATHNLPEPFFVIATQNPIEQEGTYPLPEAQLDRFMFNIKVDYPSASEEEQILSATTRNEKPEVRKVLSGKSIVNLQKLVGSVAVSEYIVKYVARLVRATRPKDETAPQFVTDLVDWGAGPRAGQFLIQGGKALAAMEGRFSVAISDVQKIAIPVLRHRISTNFQAQAEGMTSETVIQRLLKEIPEPEIPKFEKR
- a CDS encoding DUF58 domain-containing protein codes for the protein MATVEKYLKPEVIRQISRLDLRAQFIVKGFLQGLHASPFHGFSVEFSEHRKYTHGDDPDDIDWLVYAKTDKYYVKKFEAETNITGYLVMDLSQSMAYTYRQELTKFEYGICLAAALCWLMVHQQDPVGLITFDEQIRKSLPAKSKRSQIAQVLSLLAKLKPAGKTDIAHSLVQVAAMLRHRSLVMLFSDLLTEPEGVLQSLRRLRHRGHDVILFHILDEAEVNFPFGGMVEFEEPESADRLQIDADNFRPDYLSQIREFREFYKRHCFQAGIDYVPLDTSMQFDRALTEYLLSRRTRC
- a CDS encoding Uma2 family endonuclease, yielding MSPEDLVSHGSVKTEVSSVINARVKKFESGVVFIDSSRDTCPDADLTVEPDVAYLSHSTVESGLLEFVPRTSEKPDRYIEMDGPPDWIAESIGGSSVGKDTKRLPQKYFLAGVRELWLIDARKQPLTFAMDSRDKRGYLPAAPDTKGFFHSKVLDPQYHLERRRDRKGWPLYELHERT